Proteins encoded together in one Nostoc sp. PCC 7524 window:
- a CDS encoding HetP family heterocyst commitment protein — translation MNQDVTGMSNFNKAVNPQQFDKVVEAILAGKYSWACVLMLRIAGYNPLHYIPYRTYNRLLKENSEGSRVQQQHHENININKPSVANRTDTNSSSSCLSKIKDLAYFEVVGKQKTEIRGGHLEQCLSQKLYDYQSIELEAQPINNQDTSLKLRELNLINN, via the coding sequence ATGAATCAAGACGTTACAGGTATGAGCAACTTCAATAAAGCAGTCAATCCTCAGCAATTTGACAAAGTAGTTGAGGCGATTCTGGCTGGAAAATACTCTTGGGCTTGTGTTTTAATGCTACGCATTGCTGGTTATAATCCTTTACATTACATTCCTTACCGTACCTATAACCGATTACTGAAAGAAAACTCTGAAGGCAGCAGAGTGCAACAGCAGCATCATGAAAATATCAACATAAATAAGCCCTCTGTTGCCAACAGAACTGATACTAATTCCTCATCCAGTTGCTTGAGTAAAATTAAAGACCTGGCTTATTTTGAAGTAGTGGGTAAGCAAAAAACCGAAATTCGTGGTGGTCATTTGGAGCAATGTTTATCCCAGAAACTTTATGATTATCAATCGATAGAACTTGAGGCACAACCAATCAATAATCAAGATACTTCCTTAAAATTGCGCGAACTCAATCTGATTAATAATTAA
- a CDS encoding cysteine peptidase family C39 domain-containing protein: MNPSSSLRVQGGLQNYASDQPFPTPTAPILKLVRLVAGDTSLAPEFSQAWVIHEFQLGDELTSYGLNQEIEDSNNIIYLVCQGRVRLLGFNPKLGREVSTQLLLAGQTFGADHLFFHQPLAYQAIAASPGYVAQITVSDLEQWLQRLPQLKNYLRQLTNERQALIFFKSCSDLQSLTSGKLRELLPLFVAQQIPVGSSLLEATPPEKGRFWLASGQVQSISVGSSPPLRGDSWGYPDLTPPDGNAQSDLLVYHLSPENWDVAKAIAPHLFTTNYKPTETKPTVKTINSKPEIRLPQLTHVSQRDSQADHPPSVIATSETSETETIDFPQGGLQPPIKPKFWYSYPFIQQQSLADCGAACLAMISQYWGKRLSLPTLRNLAQIDRLGATLQGLTTAAESLGYQVLPVRASLDKLEWQTNPWIAHWQGIHYVVVWQVKGDRLLISDPALGRRWLKRPKFEASWTGYALLLNPTEIFYTLKSEKVSLGRYGQTLWHYRKLLKQIILASLLVQVFGLVTPLCTQVVIDQMIPARNLETLNMFAVGYLCLGIWRIVLTAQHQYLLDYFASRIDLNLVASFVNYTLQLPLQFFASRQVEDILSRIQENHKIQLFITRRAIGATIDSFMVLIYLGLMTYYNWQLTLLVISWILPIVFLTVGVSSYIKQASREIWKESAGQQSAIAEMMTGIVTVKTATAERSLQKYWEEHFLKMLKARLRGQKLANRLQLTRSLINHVGSTLILWFGVSLVIGKQMSLGQFVAFNLLIGSVTNPVLALVGLWDEFQQVLISVERLNDVFTSTSEESSQTTLLVMPPIRGEVQLENVCFRYSHLQERYTLQNLSFRVQPGQIIGIIGQSGSGKSTLANLLAGLYHPEQGRMMIDGHDTSVMSPQSLRSQLGLVSQESFLFSGTILDNITLYDPELIREQAVAAAKLAGAHDFIQALPLGYDTPVAERGLGLSGGQRQKIAIARALIRNPKILVLDEVTIGLDAESEQTFQQNLALITQKRTTFIISHRISNVRHADYILVLDQGMIVEQGTHPELIAMTGLYQHLTQLQLHL; encoded by the coding sequence ATGAACCCCTCTTCGTCGTTAAGAGTTCAGGGAGGGCTGCAAAACTATGCTAGCGATCAGCCATTTCCCACTCCAACAGCACCTATTCTCAAACTTGTGAGGCTAGTTGCAGGGGATACAAGTCTAGCTCCAGAGTTTAGCCAAGCTTGGGTAATTCATGAGTTTCAATTAGGTGATGAGCTGACTAGCTATGGTTTGAATCAAGAAATTGAAGATAGTAATAATATTATTTACTTGGTTTGTCAAGGTAGAGTCCGCCTGTTGGGTTTTAATCCCAAGCTAGGGCGAGAAGTTTCTACTCAGTTATTGTTAGCTGGACAAACTTTTGGAGCAGATCATTTATTTTTTCATCAACCTTTAGCGTATCAGGCGATCGCAGCTAGTCCTGGCTATGTGGCACAAATCACAGTTTCTGACTTGGAACAATGGTTGCAACGCCTACCCCAACTAAAAAATTATTTACGACAGTTAACTAATGAACGACAAGCATTGATTTTCTTTAAAAGTTGTAGCGATTTGCAATCTCTCACCAGTGGGAAACTACGAGAATTACTACCTTTGTTTGTCGCCCAGCAGATTCCAGTTGGTTCATCCCTATTAGAAGCGACTCCACCAGAAAAAGGACGCTTTTGGCTAGCGAGTGGTCAAGTCCAGTCTATATCGGTAGGAAGTTCACCGCCCTTGCGGGGAGATAGTTGGGGATATCCTGATCTCACACCCCCCGATGGCAATGCCCAAAGTGATTTGTTAGTCTACCACCTATCACCGGAAAATTGGGACGTAGCTAAAGCGATCGCACCTCATTTATTTACCACCAACTACAAACCTACAGAAACAAAACCAACAGTTAAGACTATTAATAGTAAGCCAGAGATCCGCCTACCCCAGCTGACTCATGTCTCACAACGTGACTCCCAAGCAGATCACCCCCCCTCGGTTATAGCCACATCAGAGACATCAGAAACAGAAACAATAGACTTTCCCCAAGGAGGATTGCAACCTCCTATAAAACCAAAGTTTTGGTACTCTTATCCCTTTATTCAGCAGCAAAGTTTAGCGGATTGCGGCGCAGCGTGTTTGGCAATGATTAGCCAATACTGGGGTAAACGTTTGAGTCTGCCTACTCTGCGGAACTTAGCACAGATAGATAGATTAGGTGCAACTCTCCAAGGATTAACGACAGCAGCCGAAAGCCTGGGTTATCAAGTGCTGCCAGTACGAGCCAGTTTAGATAAGTTAGAGTGGCAAACTAACCCCTGGATTGCCCATTGGCAAGGAATTCACTATGTAGTAGTTTGGCAGGTAAAAGGCGATCGCCTATTGATTTCTGATCCAGCCTTGGGTAGACGCTGGCTGAAACGTCCTAAATTTGAAGCTAGTTGGACAGGATACGCTCTATTATTAAACCCTACGGAAATTTTTTACACCCTCAAGAGTGAAAAAGTATCTCTGGGGCGCTACGGACAAACATTGTGGCACTACCGGAAATTACTCAAACAAATTATTCTTGCCTCCCTATTAGTACAGGTGTTTGGGTTGGTAACTCCCTTATGTACTCAGGTAGTTATCGACCAAATGATACCTGCAAGAAATCTGGAAACCCTCAATATGTTTGCAGTCGGCTACCTGTGTTTAGGTATCTGGCGGATTGTCTTAACTGCACAGCATCAATATTTACTAGATTATTTTGCTAGCCGGATTGATCTGAATTTAGTCGCTAGTTTTGTTAACTACACCCTACAGTTACCACTGCAATTTTTTGCCTCCCGCCAAGTTGAAGATATTCTTAGCCGGATTCAAGAAAATCACAAAATTCAACTATTTATTACCCGGCGGGCCATTGGAGCCACAATAGATAGCTTCATGGTACTGATTTACCTGGGGTTAATGACTTACTACAACTGGCAACTCACTCTCTTGGTGATCAGTTGGATTCTCCCAATTGTGTTTTTAACTGTGGGGGTGAGTTCGTATATTAAGCAAGCATCTAGAGAAATCTGGAAAGAATCAGCAGGACAACAATCTGCGATCGCGGAAATGATGACTGGGATTGTCACAGTCAAAACTGCCACGGCGGAACGCTCCTTACAGAAATACTGGGAGGAGCATTTCTTAAAGATGTTAAAGGCGCGGTTACGGGGGCAGAAGCTGGCTAATCGTTTGCAGCTAACTCGCAGCCTAATTAACCATGTCGGTAGCACCCTGATTTTATGGTTTGGGGTAAGTTTGGTAATTGGTAAGCAGATGTCCTTGGGACAGTTTGTGGCATTTAATCTGCTGATTGGTAGTGTGACTAATCCAGTTTTAGCTTTGGTGGGGTTATGGGATGAATTCCAACAAGTGCTGATTTCGGTGGAACGACTCAATGATGTTTTTACTTCTACATCAGAAGAAAGTTCACAAACCACACTGTTGGTTATGCCGCCCATTCGCGGTGAGGTGCAGTTAGAAAATGTGTGTTTTCGTTATAGTCACCTGCAAGAGCGTTACACCCTGCAAAATCTGTCTTTCCGAGTTCAACCTGGACAAATTATTGGCATTATTGGTCAAAGTGGTTCAGGTAAAAGCACTTTAGCCAATTTATTAGCTGGTTTATATCATCCTGAACAGGGGAGAATGATGATCGATGGCCATGATACATCTGTGATGTCTCCCCAGTCGTTGCGGAGTCAGTTGGGGTTGGTATCACAAGAGTCTTTCCTCTTTTCAGGAACAATCTTAGACAACATCACCTTATATGATCCAGAGTTGATCCGGGAACAAGCCGTAGCGGCTGCTAAATTAGCTGGCGCACATGATTTTATTCAAGCATTGCCTCTAGGTTATGACACCCCAGTAGCAGAAAGGGGTTTAGGGTTGTCTGGTGGGCAACGACAGAAAATTGCGATCGCCCGCGCATTGATTAGGAATCCCAAAATATTGGTTTTGGATGAAGTTACTATCGGTTTAGATGCTGAATCAGAACAAACCTTTCAACAAAACCTCGCTTTAATTACTCAAAAGCGCACTACCTTTATCATCTCGCATCGTATCTCTAATGTGCGCCATGCCGACTATATCCTGGTTTTAGACCAAGGGATGATTGTAGAACAAGGTACTCACCCAGAACTCATCGCCATGACTGGTTTATATCAGCACTTAACTCAATTACAACTACATCTATAA